The Streptomyces sp. NBC_00224 genome has a window encoding:
- a CDS encoding ATP-dependent RecD-like DNA helicase yields the protein MSNLAVLEGVLERITYANEENGYTVARVDTGRGGGDLLTVVGSLLGAQPGESLRMEGRWGSHPQYGKQFTVENYTTVLPATIQGIRRYLGSGLIKGIGPRIADRIVEHFGTDTLDVIEQQPGRLVEVPGLGPKRTKLIGAAWEEQKAIKEVMVFLQGVGVSTSIAVRIYKKYEDASISVVKNQPYRLAADVWGIGFLTADRIAQAVGIPHDSPERVKAGLQYALSQSTDQGHCFLPEEQLIADSVKLLQVDTGLVIDCLAELVAEEGVVREPVPGPVGGAERVNAVYLVPFHRAELSLAAQVVRLLRTGEDRMPGFQDVDWDRALSWLAARTGAELAPEQQDAVRLALTSKVAVLTGGPGCGKSFTVRSVVELARAKKAKVVLAAPTGRAAKRLAELTGADASTVHRLLELRPGGDAAYDKDRPLDADLVVVDEASMLDLLLANKLVKAVAPGAHLLMVGDVDQLPSVGAGEVLRDLLAEGGPVPRVRLTRIFRQAQQSGVVTNAHRINSGVPPLTQGLSDFFHFVEEETEDAGRLTVDVAARRIPAKFGLDPRRDVQVLAPMHRGPAGAGNLNGLLQQAITPARPDLPEKRFGGRVFRVGDKVTQIRNNYEKGKNGVFNGTVGVVTALDLDEQRLTVLTDEDEEVPYDFDELDELAHAYAVTIHRSQGSEYPAVVIPVTTGAWMMLQRNLLYTAVTRARKLVVLVGSRKAIGQAVRTVSAGRRFTALAHRLSGGGLV from the coding sequence ATGTCCAATCTCGCGGTGCTCGAAGGGGTCCTGGAGCGGATCACTTACGCCAACGAGGAGAACGGCTACACGGTCGCCCGGGTCGACACCGGGCGCGGCGGTGGCGATCTCCTCACGGTGGTCGGCTCGCTGCTCGGCGCGCAGCCGGGCGAGTCGCTGCGGATGGAGGGCCGCTGGGGCTCGCATCCGCAGTACGGCAAGCAGTTCACCGTGGAGAACTACACGACCGTGCTGCCCGCCACCATCCAGGGCATCCGGCGCTACCTCGGCTCGGGCCTGATCAAGGGCATCGGCCCCCGCATCGCCGACCGCATCGTGGAGCACTTCGGCACGGACACGCTCGACGTCATCGAGCAGCAGCCGGGGCGCCTCGTGGAAGTGCCCGGCCTCGGCCCCAAGCGCACCAAGCTCATCGGAGCCGCCTGGGAGGAGCAGAAGGCCATCAAGGAAGTGATGGTCTTCCTCCAGGGGGTCGGCGTCTCCACCTCCATCGCCGTGCGCATCTACAAGAAGTACGAGGACGCCTCGATCTCCGTGGTGAAGAACCAGCCCTACCGGCTGGCCGCCGACGTCTGGGGCATCGGCTTCCTCACCGCCGACCGCATCGCCCAGGCCGTCGGCATCCCGCACGACAGCCCGGAACGCGTCAAGGCCGGCTTGCAGTACGCACTGTCCCAGTCCACCGACCAGGGCCACTGCTTCCTGCCCGAGGAGCAGCTCATCGCGGACTCGGTGAAGCTCCTCCAGGTCGACACGGGCCTGGTGATCGACTGCCTGGCCGAGCTGGTCGCCGAGGAAGGTGTCGTCCGCGAGCCGGTCCCGGGCCCGGTGGGCGGTGCCGAGCGGGTCAACGCCGTCTATCTGGTCCCCTTCCACCGCGCCGAGCTCTCCCTCGCCGCCCAGGTCGTCCGGCTGCTGCGTACCGGCGAGGACCGGATGCCGGGCTTCCAGGACGTGGACTGGGACCGGGCCCTGTCCTGGCTCGCCGCGCGCACCGGCGCCGAGCTCGCCCCCGAGCAGCAGGACGCCGTGCGGCTCGCCCTGACCAGCAAGGTCGCGGTGCTCACCGGCGGCCCCGGCTGCGGCAAGTCCTTCACCGTGCGCTCCGTCGTCGAGCTCGCCCGGGCCAAGAAGGCCAAGGTGGTGCTCGCCGCGCCCACCGGCCGCGCCGCCAAGCGGCTCGCCGAGCTCACCGGCGCCGACGCGTCGACGGTGCACCGCCTGCTGGAGCTGCGACCGGGCGGCGACGCGGCGTACGACAAGGACCGCCCGCTCGACGCCGATCTGGTGGTGGTCGACGAGGCCTCGATGCTCGATCTGCTGCTCGCCAACAAGCTGGTGAAGGCGGTCGCCCCGGGCGCGCACCTGCTGATGGTCGGCGACGTGGACCAACTGCCCTCGGTCGGCGCCGGCGAGGTGCTGCGCGATCTGCTCGCCGAGGGCGGGCCGGTGCCGAGGGTGCGCCTCACCAGGATCTTCCGCCAGGCTCAGCAGTCCGGCGTGGTCACCAACGCCCATCGCATCAACTCCGGCGTCCCGCCGCTCACCCAGGGCCTCAGCGACTTCTTCCACTTCGTGGAGGAGGAGACCGAGGACGCCGGGCGGCTCACGGTGGACGTGGCGGCGCGGCGCATCCCCGCGAAGTTCGGCCTCGACCCCCGGCGGGACGTCCAGGTGCTCGCCCCGATGCACCGAGGCCCGGCCGGCGCGGGCAACCTCAACGGCCTCCTCCAGCAGGCCATCACCCCGGCCCGCCCCGATCTGCCGGAGAAGCGGTTCGGCGGCCGGGTGTTCCGGGTGGGCGACAAGGTCACGCAGATCCGGAACAATTACGAGAAGGGCAAGAACGGTGTCTTCAACGGCACCGTCGGCGTGGTGACCGCGCTCGACCTGGACGAACAGCGCCTGACGGTGCTGACGGACGAGGACGAGGAGGTGCCGTACGACTTCGACGAACTGGACGAGCTGGCCCATGCGTACGCGGTGACGATCCACCGCTCGCAGGGCAGTGAATACCCGGCGGTGGTGATCCCGGTCACCACGGGCGCCTGGATGATGCTTCAGCGGAACCTGCTCTACACGGCGGTCACCCGCGCCAGAAAACTCGTCGTACTGGTGGGGTCCCGCAAGGCGATCGGCCAGGCAGTGCGTACGGTTTCCGCAGGCAGACGCTTTACCGCACTCGCTCACCGGCTGTCAGGGGGCGGTTTGGTGTGA
- a CDS encoding DUF937 domain-containing protein → MSDDSSFKKDVLDELGDDGLQQLAQQLGTDPAGAQHVVESAAAELADGLPPDAVASEAAAPPPDARPEDAPLQGVATLGGLGAVGGGLAAGVLAKATKPVATAVAKKTGLPVATVTRGLELLVPVVLAVLSKRGAAGKGPR, encoded by the coding sequence ATGAGTGACGATTCCAGCTTCAAAAAGGATGTACTGGATGAGCTGGGGGACGACGGGCTGCAGCAGCTCGCCCAGCAGCTCGGCACGGATCCGGCCGGCGCCCAGCACGTCGTGGAGTCCGCGGCCGCCGAGCTGGCGGACGGGCTGCCCCCGGACGCGGTGGCGTCGGAGGCGGCGGCGCCCCCGCCGGACGCCCGGCCCGAGGACGCGCCCCTGCAGGGTGTGGCCACGCTCGGCGGTCTCGGGGCGGTCGGCGGCGGCCTGGCGGCCGGGGTCCTGGCGAAGGCGACGAAGCCGGTGGCCACGGCGGTCGCGAAGAAGACGGGCCTCCCGGTCGCGACGGTCACGCGGGGACTTGAGCTGCTGGTCCCGGTGGTGCTGGCGGTACTGAGCAAGCGGGGGGCGGCGGGCAAGGGGCCCAGATAG
- a CDS encoding Gfo/Idh/MocA family protein, with protein sequence MTPTPARRTVRIAMNGVTGRMGYRQHLVRSLLALRDQGGLDLGDGTVLWPEPVLVGRREPALRAIAERHGLAHWSTDLDAVLADDTVEIYFDAQVTSARQESIARAIAAGKHVYTEKPTSTGLSGALELARLARDAGIKHGVVQDKLFLPGLLKLKRLVDGGFFGRILSVRGEFGYWVFEGDWQSAQRPSWNYRAQDGGGIVVDMFPHWEYVLHELFGRVTSVQALATTHVPQRWDEGGKPYDATADDAAYGIFQLEGGAVAQINSSWAVRVHRDELVEFQVDGTEGSAVAGLRTCRAQHRAATPKPVWNPDLPATEPFREQWLEVPDNTGPDSGFDNGFKAQWELFLRHVALNTPYRWDLLAGARGVQLAELGLRSSAEGRRIEVPEIAL encoded by the coding sequence ATGACACCCACACCCGCACGCCGGACCGTACGGATCGCCATGAACGGCGTCACCGGCCGCATGGGCTACCGCCAGCACCTCGTACGCTCCCTGCTCGCCCTGCGCGACCAGGGCGGCCTGGACCTCGGCGACGGCACGGTCCTGTGGCCCGAGCCCGTCCTGGTGGGCCGCCGCGAGCCCGCGCTGCGGGCGATCGCCGAGCGGCACGGCCTGGCCCACTGGTCCACCGACCTGGACGCCGTGCTCGCCGACGACACCGTGGAGATCTACTTCGACGCCCAGGTCACCTCCGCCCGCCAGGAGTCGATCGCCAGGGCGATCGCGGCGGGCAAGCACGTCTACACCGAGAAGCCCACCTCGACCGGCCTGTCCGGCGCCCTGGAGCTGGCCCGGCTCGCCCGGGACGCCGGGATCAAGCACGGCGTAGTCCAGGACAAGCTCTTTCTGCCGGGCCTGCTGAAGCTGAAGCGGCTGGTCGACGGCGGCTTCTTCGGGCGGATCCTGTCGGTGCGGGGCGAGTTCGGCTACTGGGTCTTCGAGGGCGACTGGCAGAGCGCCCAGCGCCCGTCGTGGAACTACCGCGCCCAGGACGGCGGCGGCATCGTCGTCGACATGTTCCCGCACTGGGAGTACGTGCTGCACGAGCTCTTCGGCCGCGTCACCTCCGTACAGGCGCTGGCGACCACGCATGTGCCGCAGCGCTGGGACGAGGGCGGCAAGCCGTACGACGCGACCGCCGACGACGCCGCGTACGGGATCTTCCAGCTGGAGGGCGGCGCGGTCGCCCAGATCAACTCCTCCTGGGCGGTCCGCGTGCACCGGGACGAGCTGGTCGAGTTCCAGGTGGACGGCACCGAGGGCTCGGCGGTGGCGGGCCTGCGCACCTGCCGCGCCCAGCACCGCGCCGCGACCCCCAAGCCGGTGTGGAACCCGGACCTGCCCGCGACCGAGCCGTTCCGCGAGCAGTGGCTGGAGGTGCCGGACAACACCGGGCCCGACAGCGGGTTCGACAACGGCTTCAAGGCCCAGTGGGAGCTCTTCCTGCGCCATGTGGCCCTCAACACCCCCTATCGCTGGGACCTGTTGGCGGGCGCGCGCGGAGTGCAGCTGGCCGAGCTGGGGCTGCGGTCCTCGGCCGAGGGCCGTCGTATCGAGGTGCCGGAGATCGCGCTGTGA
- a CDS encoding LacI family DNA-binding transcriptional regulator, producing the protein MTATLADVAARARVSPATVSRVLNGNYPVAAATRERVLRAVDELDYVLNGPASSLAAATSDLVGILVNDIADPFFGIMAGAAQSEIGGGPGTREKLAVVCNTGGSPERELTYLTLLQRQRAAAVILTGGALEDPDHAAAVAAKLSRLAEAGARIVLCGRPPLVLPGAGAGAEALPAGPVAATLTFDNRGGSRRLTEHLLALGHRRIGYVAGPEERTTTRHRVEGHLAALADAGVAPGPLVHGSYDRRSGYDATIELLRLDPSLTAVVAANDTVALGACAALRDRGLSIPDDVSVAGFDDLPFSTDAVPALTTVRLPLYEAGARAGRLAMGREPVPPGGIATVHGELMVRGSTGRTRA; encoded by the coding sequence ATGACAGCGACCCTCGCGGATGTGGCGGCGCGCGCCCGGGTGTCCCCGGCGACCGTCTCGCGGGTGCTCAACGGCAACTATCCGGTCGCCGCGGCCACCCGCGAGCGCGTCCTGCGAGCCGTCGACGAACTGGACTACGTCCTGAACGGGCCCGCGAGTTCGCTCGCCGCCGCCACCTCCGACCTGGTCGGCATACTCGTCAACGACATCGCCGACCCCTTCTTCGGCATCATGGCGGGCGCCGCCCAGTCGGAGATCGGGGGCGGCCCCGGGACCCGCGAGAAGCTGGCCGTGGTCTGCAACACGGGGGGCTCGCCGGAGCGCGAACTCACCTACCTCACCCTGCTCCAGCGCCAGCGCGCGGCGGCGGTCATCCTCACCGGCGGCGCCCTGGAGGACCCCGACCACGCGGCGGCGGTCGCGGCGAAGCTGAGTCGGCTGGCGGAGGCGGGGGCGCGGATCGTGCTGTGCGGGCGCCCGCCGCTGGTGCTTCCCGGGGCCGGAGCCGGGGCCGAGGCCCTGCCCGCCGGGCCCGTCGCGGCGACGCTCACCTTCGACAACCGGGGCGGCAGCCGACGGCTGACGGAGCATCTGCTGGCGCTCGGCCACCGCCGCATCGGCTATGTCGCGGGCCCCGAGGAGCGCACCACGACCCGGCACCGCGTCGAGGGCCACCTGGCCGCGCTCGCGGACGCGGGCGTGGCGCCCGGCCCGCTCGTCCACGGCTCGTACGACCGCCGCTCCGGCTATGACGCGACCATCGAACTCCTGCGCCTCGACCCGTCGTTGACGGCCGTGGTGGCCGCCAACGACACGGTCGCGCTGGGCGCCTGCGCGGCCCTGCGCGACCGCGGCCTTTCCATCCCGGACGACGTCTCGGTGGCGGGCTTCGACGACCTCCCGTTCAGCACGGACGCGGTCCCCGCCCTGACGACGGTACGGCTGCCGCTGTACGAGGCGGGGGCGCGGGCGGGCCGGCTCGCGATGGGCAGGGAGCCGGTGCCGCCGGGCGGGATCGCCACGGTGCACGGCGAGTTGATGGTCCGGGGCTCGACGGGACGTACGCGCGCGTAG
- a CDS encoding dihydrodipicolinate synthase family protein, with amino-acid sequence MSLLLPRAGGELVRYEPRRDPVVVAPGGPLTSRTVFSAAHVVADPYADTAPEGPAAVDWETTLAFRRHLWSHGLGVAEAMDTAQRGMGLDWAGAAELIRRSAAEAREVGGRIACGAGTDQLSPGASLPEVTAAYEEQLALVEGVGAQAILMASRALAAVARGPEDYPAVYGRLLEQTARPVILHWLGPMFDPALAGYWGSPDLDTATEAFLGIVAAHAEKVDGVKVSLLDARREVELRRRLPDGVKCYTGDDFHYPELIEGDEQGFSHALLGIFDPLGPVAADAVRALDAGDPAGFRKRLDPTVELARHLFGAPTRFYKTGVVLLAWLAGHQDHFTMVGGLQSARSLPHLARAYELADGLGLFPDPEAAESRMRTLLTVYGVTS; translated from the coding sequence GTGAGCCTGCTGCTGCCGCGCGCGGGCGGGGAGCTCGTACGGTACGAGCCGCGCCGGGACCCGGTCGTCGTCGCCCCGGGCGGCCCGCTCACCTCCCGTACGGTCTTCTCGGCGGCGCACGTCGTCGCCGACCCGTACGCCGACACCGCGCCCGAGGGACCGGCGGCCGTCGACTGGGAGACCACGCTCGCCTTCCGCCGCCATCTGTGGTCGCACGGACTCGGTGTCGCGGAGGCGATGGACACCGCACAGCGCGGCATGGGCCTGGACTGGGCCGGGGCCGCCGAGCTGATCCGGCGCTCGGCCGCCGAGGCGCGGGAGGTCGGCGGGCGGATCGCCTGCGGGGCGGGCACCGACCAGCTCTCCCCGGGCGCCTCGCTTCCCGAGGTGACGGCCGCTTACGAGGAGCAGCTCGCCCTCGTCGAAGGCGTCGGAGCCCAGGCGATCCTGATGGCTTCGCGGGCGCTGGCGGCGGTGGCGCGCGGCCCGGAGGACTATCCGGCGGTGTACGGGCGGCTGTTGGAGCAGACCGCCCGGCCGGTGATCCTGCACTGGCTCGGCCCGATGTTCGACCCGGCGCTCGCCGGGTACTGGGGCTCGCCCGACCTCGACACGGCCACCGAGGCGTTCCTGGGGATCGTCGCGGCCCACGCGGAGAAGGTCGACGGGGTCAAGGTGTCGCTGCTCGACGCCCGCCGGGAGGTGGAGCTCAGACGGCGCCTGCCGGACGGCGTGAAGTGCTACACGGGCGACGACTTCCACTACCCCGAGCTGATCGAGGGCGACGAACAGGGCTTCAGCCACGCCCTGTTGGGGATCTTCGACCCGCTGGGCCCGGTGGCCGCGGACGCGGTACGGGCGCTGGACGCGGGCGATCCCGCGGGCTTCCGCAAGCGTCTGGACCCGACCGTCGAGCTCGCCCGCCACCTCTTCGGGGCGCCGACCCGCTTCTACAAGACGGGTGTGGTCCTGCTCGCCTGGCTGGCGGGCCACCAGGACCACTTCACGATGGTCGGCGGCCTCCAGTCGGCCCGCTCGCTGCCGCATCTGGCGCGGGCGTACGAACTGGCCGACGGTCTGGGCCTGTTCCCGGACCCGGAGGCGGCCGAGTCCCGTATGCGCACCCTGCTCACGGTCTACGGAGTCACCTCATGA
- a CDS encoding SDR family NAD(P)-dependent oxidoreductase, whose translation MDLQLSGRSALVTGASKGIGLAVVRTLLDEGARVVAVSRRTSPELEKLARPELVHVAADLMDPEAPARVVARTVEEFGGLDILVNNAGGPPPGVSLPRTSFLDAPEADWAAIFEFNLFSAVRAVRAALPHLLAEGGGAVVNVSTGLARQPAVGNAEYGAAKAALTNFTKVLSEEYAPQGVRFNTVSPGAVRTAWWTEEGGAADVIAAMAGSDRDTVMDTLAPQMMNVSTGRLVTPEEIADAVALLVSPRSGSTTGADFVVDGGYLKGV comes from the coding sequence ATGGACCTGCAACTTTCCGGCCGTTCCGCACTTGTCACCGGTGCCTCGAAGGGCATCGGCCTCGCGGTGGTGCGCACGCTCCTTGACGAGGGCGCACGGGTGGTCGCGGTGTCCCGCCGCACCAGCCCGGAGCTGGAGAAGCTGGCCCGCCCCGAGCTCGTCCACGTGGCGGCCGACCTCATGGACCCCGAGGCCCCCGCGCGCGTGGTGGCCCGTACCGTCGAGGAGTTCGGCGGCCTGGACATCCTGGTCAACAACGCGGGCGGCCCGCCGCCTGGCGTGAGCCTGCCGCGCACGTCGTTCCTGGACGCGCCGGAGGCGGACTGGGCCGCGATCTTCGAGTTCAACCTGTTCTCGGCGGTACGGGCGGTTCGCGCGGCCCTGCCGCACCTGCTCGCCGAGGGCGGCGGCGCCGTCGTCAACGTCTCGACGGGCCTGGCGCGTCAGCCCGCGGTCGGCAACGCGGAGTACGGCGCGGCGAAGGCGGCCCTGACCAACTTCACGAAGGTCCTGTCGGAGGAGTACGCCCCGCAGGGCGTCCGCTTCAACACGGTGTCGCCGGGGGCGGTACGGACGGCGTGGTGGACCGAGGAGGGCGGCGCGGCGGACGTCATCGCGGCGATGGCGGGCTCGGACCGCGACACGGTGATGGACACCCTGGCCCCCCAGATGATGAACGTCTCCACGGGCCGCCTGGTGACCCCCGAGGAGATAGCGGACGCGGTGGCCCTGCTGGTGTCCCCGAGGTCGGGCAGCACGACGGGGGCGGACTTCGTGGTGGACGGGGGGTATCTGAAGGGGGTGTGA
- a CDS encoding citrate synthase, giving the protein MSENANNAVVLRFGDGEYTYPVIDSTVGDKGFDIGKLRAQTGLVTLDSGYGNTAAYKSAVTYLDGEQGILRYRGYPIEQLAERSTFLEVAYLLINGELPTVDQQSTFKSEITQHTLLHEDVKRFFDGFPRDAHPMAMLSSVVSALSTFYQDSHNPFDEKQRHLSTIRLLAKLPTIAAYAYKKSIGHPFVYPRNDLGYVENFLRMTFSVPAQEYELDPVVVSALDKLLILHADHEQNCSTSTVRLVGSSQANMFASISAGISALWGPLHGGANQSVLEMLEGIQANGGDVDSFIRKVKNKEDGVRLMGFGHRVYKSFDPRAKIIKAAAHDVLSALGKSDELLDIALKLEEHALSDDYFVSRNLYPNVDFYTGLIYRAMGFPTEMFTVLFALGRLPGWIAQWHEMIKEPGSRIGRPRQIYTGEVLRDFVPVEAR; this is encoded by the coding sequence GTGAGCGAGAACGCTAACAACGCTGTAGTACTGCGGTTCGGCGATGGCGAGTACACCTACCCGGTGATCGACAGCACCGTCGGCGACAAGGGCTTCGACATCGGGAAGCTCCGGGCCCAGACCGGTCTCGTGACCCTGGACAGCGGATACGGCAATACGGCCGCCTATAAATCCGCGGTCACCTACCTCGACGGCGAACAGGGCATCCTGCGCTACCGCGGCTACCCGATCGAGCAGCTGGCGGAGCGCTCGACCTTCCTGGAGGTCGCGTACCTGCTCATCAACGGTGAGCTGCCGACGGTCGACCAGCAGTCGACGTTCAAGAGCGAGATCACCCAGCACACGCTGCTGCACGAGGACGTCAAGCGCTTCTTCGACGGCTTCCCGCGGGACGCCCACCCGATGGCGATGCTCTCCTCGGTCGTCTCCGCGCTGTCCACCTTCTACCAGGACAGCCACAACCCGTTCGACGAGAAGCAGCGTCACCTCTCGACGATCCGCCTGCTCGCCAAGCTTCCGACGATCGCGGCGTACGCGTACAAGAAGTCGATCGGCCACCCGTTCGTCTACCCGCGCAACGACCTCGGCTACGTCGAGAACTTCCTGCGGATGACGTTCTCGGTCCCGGCGCAGGAGTACGAGCTGGACCCGGTCGTCGTCTCGGCGCTCGACAAGCTGCTGATCCTGCACGCGGACCACGAGCAGAACTGCTCGACCTCGACGGTCCGCCTGGTCGGCTCGTCGCAGGCCAACATGTTCGCCTCGATCTCGGCGGGCATCTCGGCGCTGTGGGGCCCCCTGCACGGTGGCGCCAACCAGTCGGTCCTGGAGATGCTGGAAGGCATCCAGGCCAACGGCGGCGACGTCGACTCCTTCATCCGCAAGGTGAAGAACAAGGAGGACGGCGTCCGTCTGATGGGCTTCGGCCACCGGGTCTACAAGAGCTTCGACCCGCGCGCGAAGATCATCAAGGCTGCCGCGCACGACGTCCTGTCGGCCCTCGGCAAGTCCGACGAGCTGCTCGACATCGCGCTGAAGCTGGAAGAGCACGCGCTCTCCGACGACTACTTCGTCTCGCGCAACCTGTACCCGAACGTGGACTTCTACACGGGTCTGATCTACCGCGCGATGGGCTTCCCGACCGAGATGTTCACGGTCCTGTTCGCCCTGGGCCGCCTCCCGGGCTGGATCGCCCAGTGGCACGAGATGATCAAGGAGCCGGGTTCCCGCATCGGCCGCCCGCGCCAGATCTACACGGGCGAGGTCCTGCGCGACTTCGTGCCGGTTGAGGCGCGATAA
- a CDS encoding heavy metal translocating P-type ATPase has product MTCASCAARIEKKLNRLDGVEATVNYATEKAKVAFGDGVEVAGLVATVVKMGYTAESLAPPEPPPTPAPTVAEPLRETPGAPTEPEADRREPIASRTDAAGAAESRAAQALAALRQRLQVSALLAAPVVLLAMVPSLQFDNWQWLSLTLAAPVVVWGGLPFHKAAWTNLRHGAATMDTLVSGGTLAAFLWSLWALFFGDAGMPAMRHGFDATVGRADGASTIYLEVAAGVVTFILLGRYLEARSKRKAGAALRALLELGAKDVAVLRGGAEVRVPIGELRVGDRFVVRPGETVATDGTVVEGASAVDTSMLTGESVPVDVSAGDGVTGATVNAGGRLVVEATRVGADTQLARMARLVEDAQNGKAEVQRLADRISGVFVPIVLLISLGTLVGWLLATDDITASFTAAVAVLIIACPCALGLATPTALMVGTGRGAQLGILIKGPEVLETTRRVDTVVLDKTGTVTTGQMTLYDVYAADGTDDKEVLRYAGALEHSSEHPIARAIAQGAAERAGELPVPESFLSLPGRGVEGVVEGHTVFVGRGVELPAALAAAKQAAEAEGRTAVVVAWDGAARGVLTVADAVKETSAEAVSLLRGLGLRPVLLTGDNRAVAESVAARVGIAAEDVHAEVLPEDKVDVVKRLQAEGRSVAMVGDGVNDAAALATADLGLAMGTGTDAAIEASDLTLVRGDLRVAADAIRLSRRTLATIKGNLFWAFGYNVAAVPLAAAGLLNPMIAGAAMAFSSVFVVTNSLRLRSFT; this is encoded by the coding sequence ATGACCTGCGCCTCGTGCGCGGCCCGCATCGAGAAGAAGCTGAACCGGCTGGACGGGGTCGAGGCGACGGTCAACTACGCGACCGAGAAGGCGAAGGTCGCCTTCGGCGACGGCGTCGAGGTGGCGGGCCTGGTCGCGACGGTCGTCAAGATGGGGTACACCGCCGAGTCACTGGCGCCTCCGGAGCCCCCACCGACCCCCGCACCCACGGTGGCCGAGCCCCTGCGGGAGACCCCGGGGGCACCCACCGAGCCCGAGGCGGACCGGCGGGAGCCGATCGCCTCCCGCACCGACGCGGCGGGCGCCGCCGAGAGCCGTGCGGCGCAGGCACTCGCCGCCCTGCGACAGCGGCTGCAGGTCTCCGCCCTGCTCGCCGCGCCCGTCGTCCTGCTCGCCATGGTCCCCTCGCTGCAGTTCGACAACTGGCAGTGGCTGAGCCTGACGCTCGCCGCGCCGGTCGTCGTCTGGGGCGGGCTGCCCTTCCACAAGGCCGCCTGGACCAATCTGCGCCACGGCGCGGCCACCATGGACACCCTCGTCTCGGGGGGCACCCTCGCCGCGTTCCTCTGGTCGCTGTGGGCGCTGTTCTTCGGCGACGCGGGGATGCCCGCCATGCGCCACGGGTTCGACGCCACCGTCGGCCGCGCGGACGGCGCCTCCACCATCTACCTGGAAGTCGCCGCCGGGGTCGTCACCTTCATCCTGCTCGGCCGCTATCTGGAGGCCCGCTCCAAGCGCAAGGCGGGCGCGGCCCTGCGGGCGCTGCTCGAACTCGGCGCCAAGGACGTCGCCGTCCTGCGCGGCGGCGCCGAAGTGCGCGTACCCATCGGCGAGTTGCGGGTCGGGGACCGGTTCGTGGTGCGGCCCGGCGAGACGGTCGCGACCGACGGGACGGTCGTGGAGGGCGCGTCCGCCGTGGACACGTCCATGCTGACCGGCGAGTCCGTCCCCGTGGACGTGAGTGCGGGCGACGGCGTCACCGGCGCCACCGTCAACGCGGGCGGCCGTCTGGTCGTCGAGGCGACCCGGGTCGGCGCCGACACCCAGCTGGCCCGGATGGCCCGCCTGGTGGAGGACGCGCAGAACGGCAAGGCCGAGGTCCAGCGCCTCGCCGACCGCATCTCCGGCGTCTTCGTCCCCATCGTGCTGCTCATCTCGCTCGGCACGCTCGTCGGCTGGCTGCTCGCCACCGACGACATCACCGCGTCCTTCACGGCCGCCGTCGCGGTCCTGATCATCGCCTGCCCGTGCGCCCTGGGGCTCGCGACCCCGACCGCGCTCATGGTCGGCACCGGCCGCGGCGCCCAGCTCGGCATCCTCATCAAGGGCCCCGAGGTCCTGGAGACCACCCGCCGCGTCGACACCGTTGTACTCGACAAGACGGGCACGGTCACCACGGGGCAGATGACCCTGTACGACGTGTACGCGGCGGACGGCACCGACGACAAGGAGGTGCTCCGGTACGCGGGCGCCCTGGAGCACTCCTCCGAGCACCCCATCGCCCGGGCCATCGCCCAGGGCGCCGCCGAGCGGGCCGGGGAACTGCCCGTGCCCGAGTCCTTCCTGTCCCTGCCCGGGCGCGGGGTGGAGGGCGTGGTGGAGGGACACACCGTCTTCGTGGGCCGGGGCGTCGAACTGCCCGCCGCGCTCGCGGCCGCCAAGCAGGCCGCCGAGGCCGAGGGGCGTACGGCGGTCGTGGTGGCCTGGGACGGGGCCGCCCGGGGCGTTCTGACCGTCGCCGACGCGGTGAAGGAGACCAGCGCCGAGGCGGTGTCCCTGCTGCGCGGCCTCGGACTGCGGCCGGTACTGCTGACCGGGGACAACCGAGCCGTGGCCGAGTCGGTGGCCGCCCGGGTCGGGATCGCCGCCGAGGACGTCCACGCCGAGGTGCTGCCCGAGGACAAGGTCGACGTGGTCAAGCGCCTTCAGGCCGAGGGCCGTTCGGTGGCGATGGTGGGCGACGGCGTCAACGACGCGGCCGCGCTGGCCACCGCCGATCTGGGGCTGGCGATGGGCACCGGAACGGACGCCGCGATAGAGGCGTCCGACCTGACCCTCGTACGGGGGGACTTGCGGGTTGCGGCCGACGCGATCCGGCTCTCCCGGCGGACCCTGGCGACCATCAAGGGCAACCTGTTCTGGGCCTTCGGCTACAACGTGGCCGCGGTTCCGCTCGCCGCGGCGGGCCTGCTGAACCCTATGATCGCGGGCGCGGCTATGGCGTTCTCCTCGGTCTTCGTGGTAACCAACAGCCTACGGTTGCGCTCCTTCACCTGA